A genomic segment from Gracilimonas sediminicola encodes:
- the rplB gene encoding 50S ribosomal protein L2 translates to MPTKKLKPITPGTRHRIAPVFDEITTDKPLKALLAGKHSSGGRNRHGRITSRHRGGGHKRRYRIIDFKRNKHDVPATVQTIEYDPNRSARIALVAYADGERRYILAPNKLKVGDTIVAGDNAAPDLGNALPMMKMPPGTFIHNIELKPGQGGTLCRSAGTSAQLLGKQDRYVSVKLPSGEVRLILGSCYATVGNTSNPDHMNTTIAKAGRSRWKGRRPQTRGVAMNPVDHPMGGGEGKASGGHPRSPWGQSAKGKKTRNRNKLSSKYIVRRRKTKKK, encoded by the coding sequence ATGCCTACTAAGAAATTAAAACCAATTACACCGGGAACTCGACACAGGATTGCTCCTGTATTCGACGAAATTACAACTGATAAGCCATTGAAGGCTTTATTAGCTGGAAAACATTCTTCTGGTGGACGAAACAGACACGGACGTATCACTTCTCGCCACAGAGGCGGAGGGCACAAGCGCCGATATCGTATCATCGATTTCAAGCGTAACAAACATGACGTGCCAGCTACAGTTCAAACTATTGAGTACGATCCAAACCGATCAGCTCGAATTGCTCTTGTAGCTTATGCCGATGGTGAGCGACGGTACATTCTTGCACCTAACAAATTGAAAGTTGGAGACACTATTGTAGCCGGCGATAATGCAGCTCCTGATTTAGGAAATGCGCTGCCAATGATGAAGATGCCTCCGGGTACTTTCATCCACAATATTGAGTTGAAGCCCGGACAGGGTGGTACTCTTTGCAGAAGTGCCGGTACAAGTGCACAGCTGCTGGGTAAGCAAGACCGTTATGTAAGTGTGAAACTTCCATCCGGAGAAGTTCGATTGATCCTGGGCAGTTGCTACGCAACCGTAGGAAACACCAGCAACCCGGATCATATGAATACGACAATTGCCAAAGCTGGTAGAAGCAGATGGAAAGGCAGAAGACCACAAACTCGTGGTGTTGCTATGAACCCTGTTGATCACCCAATGGGTGGTGGTGAAGGAAAAGCTTCAGGTGGACACCCGCGTTCACCATGGGGACAATCCGCCAAGGGTAAGAAGACAAGAAACAGAAACAAGTTGTCTTCTAAGTACATCGTAAGAAGAAGAAAAACCAAGAAAAAATAA
- the rplW gene encoding 50S ribosomal protein L23, protein MSIIKRPVITEKLSRLQEAGKYTFEVATNATKPEIKQAVEATYPGVKVAKVNTAIMPSKPKGRYTRSGYQGGRTKVWKKAIVTVKEGEIDFFAEI, encoded by the coding sequence ATGAGTATTATCAAACGACCTGTAATTACAGAAAAGTTAAGTCGGCTTCAGGAAGCTGGAAAGTATACTTTTGAAGTTGCTACCAATGCAACTAAACCCGAGATCAAGCAAGCTGTGGAAGCTACTTATCCGGGAGTAAAAGTGGCTAAGGTAAACACCGCTATTATGCCTTCGAAACCGAAGGGACGATATACACGAAGCGGTTATCAGGGAGGCCGAACTAAGGTCTGGAAAAAAGCCATTGTAACGGTCAAAGAAGGCGAAATTGATTTCTTTGCTGAAATTTAA
- the rplD gene encoding 50S ribosomal protein L4 encodes MKLDIYKIDGKKSSKKAELSDAIFAIEPNETVLYEDVRRHMANKRQGTAKTKERSEVTGSTKKMYRQKGTGNARRGDIKSPLLRKGGTVFGPKPRDYGFKMNKKTRQLARKSALSLKAANEGIIVVQDFSFDEPKTSQVADMLAAFEVAGKKALILTSETDMIVYKSARNIPGVQVLEGYKPNTYQIMNADVIVIQESAVAKLENSIEGKTEEAAA; translated from the coding sequence ATGAAATTAGATATATATAAAATAGACGGAAAGAAAAGCAGCAAGAAGGCTGAGCTCAGTGATGCTATTTTTGCCATCGAGCCTAACGAAACAGTTCTTTATGAAGATGTTCGTCGGCACATGGCTAATAAGCGTCAGGGCACCGCAAAAACAAAAGAGCGAAGCGAAGTAACAGGTAGTACTAAGAAAATGTACCGCCAGAAAGGAACGGGTAATGCCCGTCGTGGCGACATTAAGTCTCCACTGCTTCGTAAAGGTGGTACTGTATTTGGACCGAAGCCTCGTGATTACGGCTTCAAAATGAATAAGAAAACTCGCCAACTGGCGCGTAAGTCTGCATTGTCGCTGAAAGCTGCTAACGAAGGAATTATTGTTGTACAGGATTTTTCATTTGATGAGCCGAAAACTTCTCAGGTAGCTGACATGTTGGCCGCTTTTGAAGTTGCCGGCAAAAAAGCCCTGATATTGACAAGCGAAACAGACATGATTGTTTACAAGTCTGCCCGCAACATCCCAGGCGTTCAGGTACTGGAAGGTTATAAGCCAAATACCTACCAAATTATGAATGCTGATGTGATTGTTATTCAGGAAAGCGCGGTTGCCAAACTTGAAAACAGTATTGAAGGAAAAACTGAAGAGGCTGCAGCATGA
- the rplC gene encoding 50S ribosomal protein L3 produces the protein MSGLIGKKVGMTSVFDNIGRNIPVTVIEIEPCAITQIKTEETDGYTAVQLAAFDKKEKNVSKAVKGHFDKAGVSTKYKVVEFRDFIPEGLDVGDELNISDVFAVGDTVDVVANSKGRGFTGVIKRHNFSGVGDATHGQHNRLRAPGAIGNASDPSKVFKGMRMAGQSGNERVKIKNLSIAKILEDSNVVLVTGSIPGPKGGYVEIHNKASVNN, from the coding sequence ATGAGTGGTTTGATAGGAAAAAAAGTTGGGATGACAAGCGTGTTTGATAACATAGGCAGAAATATTCCTGTTACTGTTATTGAAATTGAACCTTGTGCTATTACCCAAATCAAAACAGAAGAGACAGACGGCTATACTGCTGTTCAGTTGGCTGCTTTTGATAAAAAAGAGAAAAACGTAAGCAAAGCCGTGAAAGGTCATTTTGACAAAGCCGGCGTTTCCACCAAATATAAAGTTGTTGAATTCAGAGATTTTATCCCTGAAGGACTTGATGTTGGAGACGAACTGAACATTAGTGATGTATTCGCTGTAGGCGATACCGTTGATGTAGTTGCAAACTCAAAAGGCCGTGGATTTACCGGTGTTATTAAACGTCACAATTTCAGTGGTGTTGGTGATGCTACTCACGGTCAGCATAATCGATTGAGAGCACCCGGTGCTATTGGTAATGCATCTGACCCATCTAAAGTATTCAAAGGAATGCGGATGGCCGGTCAGTCCGGAAACGAGCGCGTGAAGATTAAGAATCTGAGCATTGCTAAAATTCTGGAAGACTCGAATGTTGTTTTGGTAACAGGTTCTATTCCTGGACCAAAAGGCGGGTACGTAGAAATTCATAACAAAGCGTCTGTTAACAACTAA
- the rpsJ gene encoding 30S ribosomal protein S10: protein MATQQKIRIKLKSYDHNLIDKSAEKIIQTVKSTGAVVSGPIPLPTRKSIITVNKSVFVDKKSREQFEYRSHKRLIDILSTGSQTVDALMKLELPSGVDVEIKV from the coding sequence GTGGCAACACAACAGAAAATCAGAATCAAATTGAAGTCATACGATCATAACCTGATCGACAAATCAGCTGAAAAAATTATTCAGACTGTGAAATCTACTGGTGCGGTAGTTTCGGGACCCATCCCGCTACCCACCCGTAAAAGCATCATCACGGTAAATAAGTCCGTGTTTGTTGATAAAAAGTCACGGGAGCAATTTGAGTACAGATCTCATAAGCGCCTGATCGATATTTTGTCAACCGGATCACAAACTGTTGATGCGCTGATGAAGCTGGAATTACCTTCCGGCGTTGATGTAGAAATTAAAGTTTAG
- the tuf gene encoding elongation factor Tu, which translates to MAKETFERNKPHVNVGTIGHVDHGKTTLTAAITTVMAKTYGGVAKQFADIDNAPEERERGITIATAHVEYETDARHYAHVDCPGHADYVKNMVTGAAQMDGAILVVAATDGPMPQTREHILLARQVGVPQIVVFMNKVDLVDDEELLELVELEVRELLSSYEFDGDDIPVIQGSALGALNGEAEHEESIVELMKAVDETIPTPERDVDKPFLMPVEDIFSITGRGTVATGRIERGVIKVNDEIEIVGIVEDPMKSVVTGIEMFRRMLDEGQAGDNAGILLRGINKEQIERGMVLCKPGSITPHKQFECEVYVLSKDEGGRHTPFFKGYRPQFYFRTTDVTGACELPDGVEMVMPGDNVKLNVGLIQPVAMEEGLRFAIREGGRTVGAGVVTKILD; encoded by the coding sequence ATGGCAAAAGAGACCTTTGAACGGAATAAGCCCCATGTGAACGTGGGAACAATTGGACACGTAGATCATGGTAAAACAACCTTGACGGCAGCTATTACTACGGTAATGGCGAAAACGTACGGCGGTGTAGCCAAGCAGTTTGCCGACATCGATAATGCTCCGGAAGAGCGCGAGCGTGGGATTACCATTGCTACCGCGCACGTGGAGTACGAAACCGATGCCCGCCACTACGCCCACGTAGACTGTCCGGGTCACGCCGACTATGTCAAGAATATGGTAACGGGTGCCGCTCAGATGGACGGAGCAATTTTGGTTGTTGCCGCTACCGACGGTCCGATGCCACAGACCCGCGAGCACATTCTGCTGGCTCGTCAGGTAGGTGTACCTCAGATTGTTGTATTTATGAACAAGGTAGACCTGGTAGACGACGAAGAGCTGCTGGAGCTGGTAGAGCTGGAAGTACGTGAGCTGCTGTCTTCTTATGAATTTGACGGTGACGACATTCCGGTAATTCAGGGATCAGCCTTGGGCGCCCTCAACGGCGAAGCCGAGCACGAAGAAAGCATTGTAGAGCTGATGAAGGCTGTGGATGAAACCATCCCAACGCCGGAGCGTGATGTAGACAAGCCCTTCCTGATGCCGGTAGAGGATATCTTCTCTATCACCGGTCGTGGAACGGTAGCTACCGGACGTATCGAGCGTGGCGTTATTAAAGTAAACGACGAGATTGAGATTGTAGGGATTGTAGAAGACCCGATGAAATCGGTAGTAACCGGTATTGAGATGTTCCGTCGTATGCTCGATGAAGGGCAGGCCGGAGACAACGCCGGTATTCTGCTGCGAGGAATTAACAAAGAGCAGATTGAGCGAGGCATGGTACTTTGTAAGCCCGGCTCGATCACTCCTCACAAGCAGTTTGAGTGTGAGGTATATGTACTCAGTAAAGATGAAGGTGGCCGTCACACGCCATTTTTCAAAGGCTACCGCCCACAGTTTTACTTCCGTACCACCGACGTAACCGGAGCCTGTGAGCTTCCTGATGGTGTGGAGATGGTAATGCCGGGAGACAACGTGAAGCTGAATGTAGGATTGATTCAGCCGGTAGCGATGGAAGAAGGGCTGCGGTTTGCGATTCGCGAAGGCGGACGTACCGTGGGCGCCGGAGTTGTAACTAAAATCTTAGACTAA
- the fusA gene encoding elongation factor G has product MSETKQKTDPKILDKIRRTRNIGIMAHIDAGKTTVTERILFYTGRSHRIGEVHDGAATMDWMEQEQERGITITSAATHCIWKDHRINIIDTPGHVDFTVEVERSLRVLDGAVFVLDSVGAVQPQSETVWRQANKYEVPCMAFVNKMDKVGADFYNVIDELDEKLNANPIPIQIPIGAEADFQGVVDLINMNAIIWDDESLGAKYEVVEIPEDLKEKAAEYRGIMLEAVADHNDTLMEKYLMEEEISAEEIIEALREATISKDVTPVMLGTALKNKGVQVLLDRVLDFMPNPLDIPPVKGIDPETEEEVKKAPDVNAPFSALAFKIMTDPYVGRLTFARVYSGRLEKGSYILNSSTGNRERVGRLLEMHANDKKDLDYIQAGDIAAIIGIKEVHTGDTLCDEDHPVILEQITFPEPVIKLAVEPKTKADSEKLSTGLQKLAEEDPTFQVKTDHETGQTTIAGMGELHLEIIVDRLRREFKVEANVGAPQVSYRETISQKVDHREIYKKQTGGRGKFADISFEIGPIAEFEDYDGNEDRITREEGFIFINEIVGGNIPREFIPSVMKGFQQALSAGIQANYSVENIGVRLYDGSYHDVDSDQLSFELCAKLGFRNSARKAKPKILEPVMKVEIITPEEYMGDVIGDLNSRRGIMQSMDSNNEGSVVKAHVPLSEMFGYSTDLRSATQGRAVYSMEFHDYTEVPEAIAQEIIESQT; this is encoded by the coding sequence ATGTCTGAGACGAAGCAAAAAACAGATCCAAAAATTTTAGATAAAATCCGCCGGACGCGGAATATCGGTATCATGGCTCACATTGATGCCGGTAAGACAACCGTAACTGAGCGTATTTTGTTTTACACTGGTCGTAGCCACCGAATTGGTGAGGTGCATGACGGTGCTGCTACTATGGACTGGATGGAGCAGGAGCAGGAGAGAGGTATTACCATTACTTCTGCTGCAACTCACTGTATCTGGAAAGATCACCGGATTAACATTATTGATACTCCGGGTCACGTTGACTTTACCGTAGAGGTGGAGCGTTCTTTGCGTGTGTTGGATGGAGCGGTTTTCGTACTTGACTCTGTGGGAGCTGTTCAGCCTCAGTCAGAAACAGTTTGGCGTCAGGCTAATAAGTACGAAGTTCCTTGTATGGCTTTCGTTAATAAGATGGACAAAGTAGGAGCTGACTTCTACAATGTTATTGACGAGCTTGATGAAAAGCTGAATGCGAATCCTATTCCAATTCAGATTCCAATTGGCGCTGAAGCTGACTTTCAGGGCGTTGTTGATCTTATTAATATGAACGCCATCATTTGGGATGATGAGTCTCTTGGTGCTAAGTATGAGGTTGTTGAGATTCCGGAAGATCTGAAAGAGAAGGCTGCTGAGTATCGAGGTATTATGCTTGAGGCGGTTGCTGATCATAATGATACCCTGATGGAAAAGTACCTGATGGAAGAAGAGATTAGTGCTGAAGAAATTATTGAAGCTCTTCGTGAAGCAACTATTTCCAAGGATGTAACACCGGTAATGTTAGGTACTGCCCTTAAGAACAAAGGTGTTCAGGTGTTGCTTGATCGTGTTTTGGATTTCATGCCTAACCCGTTGGATATTCCTCCAGTTAAGGGTATAGATCCTGAAACTGAAGAAGAAGTTAAGAAGGCTCCTGATGTAAATGCGCCATTCTCAGCTCTTGCTTTCAAGATTATGACTGATCCTTATGTAGGTAGGTTGACATTTGCTCGTGTATATTCCGGGCGGCTTGAAAAGGGTTCGTACATTTTAAACTCTTCAACTGGAAATCGTGAGCGTGTTGGTCGATTGCTTGAAATGCACGCTAACGACAAAAAAGATTTGGATTACATTCAGGCAGGAGATATTGCTGCTATTATCGGAATTAAAGAAGTGCACACCGGAGATACTCTGTGTGACGAAGATCATCCGGTAATTTTGGAGCAAATTACATTCCCTGAGCCTGTAATTAAGCTGGCTGTAGAGCCGAAAACCAAGGCCGACAGTGAAAAGCTTTCTACTGGCTTGCAGAAGCTGGCAGAAGAAGATCCTACCTTCCAGGTTAAAACTGATCATGAAACAGGTCAGACCACTATTGCCGGAATGGGTGAGCTTCACCTCGAGATTATTGTAGATCGTCTGAGACGAGAATTCAAAGTAGAAGCTAACGTTGGTGCTCCGCAGGTTTCTTATCGTGAAACCATTTCACAAAAAGTGGATCACCGCGAAATCTACAAGAAGCAGACAGGTGGTCGTGGTAAATTTGCTGATATCTCTTTCGAGATTGGGCCAATTGCCGAATTTGAAGACTACGATGGTAATGAAGACAGAATTACCCGCGAAGAAGGATTTATTTTCATTAATGAAATTGTAGGTGGTAATATTCCGCGTGAATTTATCCCATCTGTAATGAAAGGATTCCAGCAGGCGTTATCTGCAGGTATCCAGGCTAACTACTCTGTTGAGAACATCGGAGTTCGTTTGTATGACGGTTCTTACCACGATGTTGATTCTGACCAGTTGAGCTTTGAGTTATGTGCAAAACTTGGTTTCAGAAATTCAGCCCGTAAGGCCAAGCCAAAAATCCTTGAGCCGGTAATGAAAGTAGAAATCATTACTCCTGAAGAATATATGGGAGATGTAATCGGTGACTTGAACAGTCGTCGTGGAATCATGCAGAGCATGGACTCGAACAATGAAGGTTCAGTCGTTAAGGCTCATGTACCGCTTTCTGAAATGTTCGGTTACTCTACCGACTTAAGGTCTGCTACTCAGGGCCGCGCGGTATATTCGATGGAATTTCACGATTACACTGAAGTGCCTGAAGCTATTGCTCAGGAAATCATCGAGAGCCAAACATAA
- the rpsG gene encoding 30S ribosomal protein S7 produces MRRKTAEKRDVQADPIFEDKLVTRFVNNLMRDGKKNVARKIVYQAFEVIEEKTGETGIDVFRNALQNSTPVVEVKSRRVGGATYQVPVEVRQERGTALGMRWLIRAARSRNDKSMSIRLSRELIDASNNEGGAVRKKDETHRMADANKAFAHFRF; encoded by the coding sequence ATGCGTAGAAAAACAGCAGAAAAACGAGATGTGCAAGCGGATCCAATCTTTGAGGATAAGCTGGTAACTCGTTTCGTGAACAACCTGATGCGGGACGGTAAGAAGAATGTTGCTCGCAAAATTGTATATCAGGCTTTTGAAGTTATTGAAGAGAAAACAGGCGAAACCGGGATCGATGTATTCCGCAACGCTCTGCAAAATTCAACACCGGTGGTTGAGGTGAAGTCACGCCGTGTTGGTGGTGCCACTTACCAGGTGCCTGTAGAGGTTCGTCAGGAAAGAGGAACAGCTCTTGGCATGAGATGGCTTATTAGAGCAGCGCGTTCCAGAAATGATAAGTCGATGTCAATTCGTCTTTCAAGAGAATTGATTGATGCGTCAAATAATGAAGGCGGAGCTGTCCGTAAGAAAGATGAAACGCACCGTATGGCAGACGCTAACAAAGCATTTGCTCACTTTAGATTCTAA
- the rpsL gene encoding 30S ribosomal protein S12, with translation MPTIQQLIRKGRKSKVSKTTAPALQNCPQKRGVCTRVYTTTPKKPNSALRKVARVRLTNGIEVSAYIPGEGHNLQEHSIVLIRGGRVKDLPGVRYHIIRGTLDTAGVEGRTQSRSLYGTKKPKG, from the coding sequence GTGCCTACAATACAACAACTCATACGAAAAGGTAGAAAAAGCAAAGTAAGTAAAACAACTGCTCCTGCGCTACAGAATTGTCCGCAGAAGCGTGGTGTTTGTACTCGCGTTTACACAACTACGCCTAAAAAGCCGAACTCGGCATTGCGTAAAGTAGCTCGTGTACGTTTGACTAACGGAATTGAAGTTTCGGCTTACATTCCGGGCGAAGGTCACAACTTACAGGAACACAGTATTGTATTGATCCGTGGCGGTCGTGTAAAAGATTTGCCTGGTGTTCGATACCATATTATTCGTGGAACATTAGATACTGCGGGCGTTGAGGGAAGAACTCAGAGCCGTAGTTTGTATGGCACTAAGAAGCCGAAAGGGTAA
- the recG gene encoding ATP-dependent DNA helicase RecG: protein MKLTDLSNLSTKRLDALSAEGIRSVKDLLNFFPRRYLDRSNTQKIKHLAGSGEEITVAGKVTDINMAGYGKKKRLEVTINDGSGDVKGVWFRGVGYFRKYFKEGDFVAFYGAAKRYGRSISIAHPEVDKISSDDDLDSFSRIFPIYPGSKALSKARITSKLVQSWMEQILNKVTPAEFLPELLIAEMKFPQRPEAYRMIHFPETHNEHKNALNRFKFEELFLFELSMEKINYTVKERANGHLFNETGTYTSRYFNELLPFELTDGQKSSLAEIKKDVRSGKQMNRLIQGDVGAGKTIVAIGAMLMALDNGFQAAFLAPTEILAEQHYRTLREHLKELDVNVRLLIGSQKKALRTDILTDIEGGNCNIVVGTHAIIQETVRFHNLGLAVIDEQHRFGVKQRSDLLNKGSHPHMLVMSATPIPRSLAMTVYADLDVSVIKDLPAGRKPIKTAIRSHKKRDDVYNFVQQEVADGGQVYVVYPLVEESEALDLKDATAGFEKLKSQFPNSNVGLLHGRMSTEEKEAVMKSFIENKIQILVSTTVIEVGVDVPNASIMIIEHAERFGLSQLHQLRGRIGRGERQSYCILMPDVKVSKAGAFRLKTMEETNDGFRIAEADLKLRGPGDFLGTKQSGLPDFKFADIVEDQFLLVQAKEKAKELLTEDPQLQSPENQPLEKVFAPYFKEKVKFYGMG from the coding sequence TTGAAGCTAACCGACTTATCTAACCTGAGTACTAAAAGACTGGATGCTTTAAGCGCTGAAGGCATCCGCTCTGTAAAGGACTTACTTAACTTTTTTCCCCGCCGATACCTGGATCGAAGCAATACCCAGAAGATAAAACACCTGGCCGGTTCCGGAGAGGAAATAACCGTTGCCGGAAAGGTGACAGATATAAACATGGCCGGATACGGCAAGAAGAAACGCCTCGAAGTTACCATTAATGATGGATCGGGAGATGTAAAAGGAGTTTGGTTTCGGGGAGTCGGATACTTCCGGAAGTATTTTAAGGAAGGAGACTTCGTAGCTTTTTATGGAGCCGCCAAACGCTACGGCCGATCGATCTCCATTGCTCACCCCGAAGTTGATAAAATCTCTTCCGATGATGACCTCGATTCTTTTTCCCGCATCTTTCCCATCTATCCGGGAAGCAAAGCATTAAGCAAAGCCCGCATTACCAGTAAACTGGTTCAAAGCTGGATGGAGCAGATTTTGAACAAGGTAACTCCCGCCGAATTCTTGCCGGAATTACTTATCGCGGAAATGAAGTTCCCACAACGACCGGAAGCCTACCGGATGATTCACTTTCCGGAAACGCATAATGAACACAAGAATGCCTTGAACAGGTTTAAGTTTGAGGAACTCTTCTTGTTCGAACTGAGCATGGAGAAGATCAACTATACCGTAAAGGAACGGGCAAACGGTCACCTTTTTAATGAAACCGGCACTTACACTTCCCGCTATTTTAATGAACTGCTTCCGTTTGAGTTAACAGACGGGCAGAAATCTTCGCTCGCTGAAATTAAGAAGGATGTCCGCTCCGGCAAGCAAATGAACCGGCTGATTCAGGGAGATGTGGGAGCCGGCAAAACCATTGTTGCCATTGGCGCCATGCTGATGGCTTTGGACAACGGCTTCCAGGCTGCCTTCCTTGCCCCAACCGAAATCCTTGCTGAACAGCATTACCGCACACTCCGCGAGCACCTTAAAGAATTAGATGTCAACGTGCGCTTGCTCATCGGTTCACAAAAAAAAGCGTTACGAACCGATATCCTCACCGACATTGAGGGCGGAAATTGCAACATCGTTGTAGGAACACATGCCATCATTCAGGAGACGGTTCGCTTTCATAACCTGGGATTGGCGGTGATTGATGAGCAGCACCGGTTTGGGGTTAAGCAAAGATCGGATCTGCTTAATAAGGGAAGTCACCCACACATGCTGGTAATGAGTGCCACCCCCATCCCCCGCTCTCTTGCCATGACGGTGTATGCGGATTTGGATGTGTCGGTCATTAAAGATTTGCCGGCCGGGCGAAAACCTATCAAAACCGCCATTCGATCTCATAAAAAAAGAGATGATGTGTACAACTTTGTTCAACAGGAAGTAGCTGATGGCGGACAAGTGTATGTGGTATATCCTTTAGTGGAAGAATCCGAAGCCCTTGATTTGAAAGATGCTACGGCAGGGTTTGAAAAACTCAAATCCCAATTTCCAAATTCCAATGTTGGGCTTCTTCATGGCCGAATGAGCACAGAAGAAAAAGAGGCCGTAATGAAATCGTTCATTGAGAATAAGATACAGATTCTGGTTTCCACGACCGTAATCGAAGTTGGGGTGGACGTCCCGAATGCCTCAATTATGATTATCGAACATGCCGAACGTTTTGGTCTTTCACAGCTTCATCAGCTGCGCGGACGCATTGGCCGGGGGGAACGACAAAGCTATTGCATCCTGATGCCGGACGTGAAAGTGAGCAAAGCCGGAGCCTTTCGCCTGAAAACCATGGAAGAAACCAACGATGGCTTCCGCATTGCCGAAGCCGACCTCAAACTTCGCGGCCCCGGTGATTTTCTGGGCACCAAACAAAGTGGCCTCCCCGATTTCAAGTTTGCTGATATTGTAGAAGACCAGTTTCTACTCGTGCAGGCCAAAGAAAAAGCCAAAGAGCTGCTTACCGAAGACCCTCAGCTTCAATCTCCTGAAAACCAACCACTCGAAAAAGTCTTTGCCCCTTATTTTAAAGAGAAGGTGAAGTTCTATGGGATGGGGTGA